Proteins encoded together in one Cydia pomonella isolate Wapato2018A chromosome 10, ilCydPomo1, whole genome shotgun sequence window:
- the LOC133521745 gene encoding uncharacterized protein LOC133521745 produces MPIRLKGKVYNTAVRPAMMYGTECWAVKKQHEQRMHTNEMKMLRWAAGVTRLDKVRNEYIRGKNLKLLPSWIRCRMRWYGHVMRWYGHVMRRDENNAVKKALAIPDKKKGGGLPYATWWTTVANDLERAQLVKQTF; encoded by the coding sequence ATGCCGATTCGGCTAAAGGGTAAAGTCTACAACACGGCAGTAAGACCAGCCATGATGTACGGTACCGAGTGCTGGGCCGTCAAAAAGCAGCATGAACAAAGGATGCACACGAACGAAATGAAAATGCTACGGTGGGCAGCTGGAGTAACGAGATTGGACAAAGTGCGGAACGAATACATCCGAGGTAAGAACCTAAAGTTGCTCCCATCGTGGATAAGATGTCGTATGCGATGGTACGGTCATGTAATGCGATGGTACGGTCATGTAATGCGACGAGATGAAAACAACGCCGTAAAGAAGGCCCTAGCTATCCCGGATAAAAAGAAAGGTGGAGGGCTACCGTACGCCACGTGGTGGACAACCGTTGCTAATGATCTAGAACGAGCTCAACTGGTCAAGCAAACGTTCTAG